A portion of the Corynebacterium rouxii genome contains these proteins:
- a CDS encoding TadA family conjugal transfer-associated ATPase, with translation MGDQRQRIAEEVQRYVAEHPDAAAGTSLAQVVRRYAGGVIGDVEVLEILRQIRHDSVGVGPLEHVLAIPGVTDIVVNGTHGVWFDRGRGLEQAAPCFDDEGEVMRLATRLLVASGNRLDSAQCYSDGRITRDDGSSLRVHAVLSPPSESGPLISIRVLRQADVSMADLMSHNTFTAEVAQILENLVRERRPLLIVGGTGSGKTTLLSALLATVAHDQRIICIEDTPELQPVHPHVVKLISRSSNTEGRGHITMTDLLRQALRMRPDRIVVGEIRGAEVVDLLAALNTGHDGCAGTLHANSLREVPARLEALAAVGGLDRNALHSQLAAARPVVIVMRSTPQGRRLHQIGELAGTPVTPHVIWEEA, from the coding sequence AGGTGGTGAGGCGTTATGCAGGCGGTGTGATCGGTGATGTGGAGGTCCTCGAGATCTTGCGGCAGATCCGCCACGATTCCGTTGGTGTTGGCCCGCTGGAGCATGTGTTAGCGATTCCAGGGGTGACCGACATCGTGGTCAACGGTACACACGGGGTGTGGTTTGATCGCGGCCGTGGCTTGGAACAAGCGGCACCATGTTTTGATGATGAGGGGGAAGTCATGCGACTGGCAACGCGCCTACTTGTGGCGTCTGGGAATCGTTTAGATAGTGCGCAATGTTACTCCGATGGTCGTATTACGCGTGACGACGGCAGTAGTCTTCGCGTCCACGCCGTTCTTTCGCCACCATCAGAATCGGGGCCACTGATTTCTATTCGCGTGCTGCGTCAAGCGGATGTGAGTATGGCGGATCTTATGTCGCATAATACTTTTACAGCGGAGGTGGCGCAGATTCTAGAAAATCTCGTGCGCGAACGACGCCCGTTGCTGATCGTGGGTGGAACCGGCAGCGGGAAAACCACATTGCTCAGCGCATTACTGGCCACCGTGGCCCACGACCAACGCATTATCTGTATCGAAGACACCCCGGAGTTGCAGCCGGTGCATCCCCACGTGGTCAAGCTGATCTCGAGGTCTAGTAACACCGAAGGCCGTGGTCACATCACTATGACTGACCTGCTGCGTCAAGCGCTGCGCATGCGTCCAGACCGCATTGTTGTTGGCGAGATTCGCGGCGCAGAAGTGGTAGACCTGCTGGCGGCGCTGAATACTGGCCATGATGGTTGCGCAGGTACTTTGCATGCCAACTCCTTACGGGAGGTTCCCGCACGTTTGGAAGCCCTAGCTGCCGTGGGTGGATTGGATAGAAACGCACTGCATTCGCAGCTTGCCGCGGCACGCCCTGTGGTGATCGTTATGCGGTCGACACCGCAGGGGCGGCGGCTGCATCAAATCGGGGAACTTGCCGGAACTCCCGTAACTCCGCACGTGATCTGGGAGGAAGCATGA
- a CDS encoding type II secretion system F family protein yields MSVSLVLCALACGVPSVHWKPIVRNKIVGLAALVLLPIMLVIWEPVLIAAVLIAATATRTVIGIRANRALRTTQEALSSALGIIAGDLRCGLSTWDALARVAQEPTAHAPLAAACAAAARRARAGGSAADVLADYSHSIAGLQRVARVWKLSETHGISVVPLVEQLHNEIDDRLRHRDRTKAALQGAQATAILLSLLPLFGLGMGIGLGAPVLEFLLNNGIGQTLLIVGTALQCAGLLWSQALIKAVG; encoded by the coding sequence ATGAGTGTGTCTTTAGTGTTATGTGCGTTGGCCTGTGGTGTTCCTAGCGTGCACTGGAAACCAATTGTGCGCAATAAAATAGTGGGTCTTGCGGCTCTCGTGTTGCTTCCTATCATGTTGGTGATCTGGGAGCCGGTTCTGATCGCAGCAGTCCTGATCGCGGCAACGGCAACACGAACCGTAATAGGAATCCGTGCCAATCGCGCACTGCGAACCACCCAAGAAGCGCTCAGCAGCGCACTCGGTATCATCGCCGGTGATCTACGCTGCGGGCTCAGCACCTGGGATGCGCTAGCACGGGTAGCCCAAGAACCCACAGCGCATGCACCTCTTGCTGCCGCGTGTGCTGCTGCTGCTCGACGTGCACGCGCTGGCGGATCAGCCGCCGACGTTCTAGCCGACTACTCTCACAGCATTGCGGGTCTCCAGCGGGTCGCTAGGGTATGGAAGCTATCAGAAACCCACGGTATTAGCGTGGTGCCCCTTGTAGAACAGCTCCACAATGAAATTGATGACCGCCTGCGGCACCGAGATCGCACCAAAGCAGCACTTCAAGGAGCGCAAGCAACCGCAATTTTGCTGAGCCTCCTGCCACTTTTTGGGCTAGGAATGGGCATCGGCCTAGGCGCACCCGTCCTAGAATTCTTACTCAACAACGGCATAGGCCAAACCCTGCTCATCGTCGGAACGGCACTGCAATGTGCAGGGCTGCTCTGGTCGCAAGCCTTAATCAAGGCGGTGGGATAA
- a CDS encoding type II secretion system F family protein, which translates to MLSLSAFILAAAIFLTTPPPRMSTDTKLALPSWLSALMAYNQRLRTRCDYHAAAEQLDIFVATSRAGLSLAQACAAVAATTSSAADAEPWRQVAAMAFLGVPVSRACTPLANTEGLVAVVAVMRAADASGASIAAGCERIARSLRDHALDTYTAQAERTGVLIALPLTLCFLPAFFLLGLAPVAISLGMDIL; encoded by the coding sequence ATGCTATCGCTTAGCGCATTCATCCTCGCAGCAGCAATTTTCCTCACCACCCCGCCACCGCGGATGAGCACCGACACCAAGCTGGCACTGCCATCGTGGCTATCGGCACTTATGGCCTACAACCAGCGACTACGCACCCGTTGTGATTATCACGCTGCCGCAGAACAACTCGACATCTTCGTTGCCACATCGCGAGCAGGATTATCCCTTGCCCAAGCATGCGCGGCAGTGGCAGCAACCACAAGCTCTGCGGCAGACGCAGAACCATGGCGACAGGTAGCAGCCATGGCTTTCTTAGGAGTGCCCGTGTCGCGGGCATGTACACCATTAGCAAACACCGAGGGGCTCGTAGCAGTCGTCGCGGTCATGCGAGCAGCAGATGCGTCGGGAGCATCGATCGCTGCCGGCTGTGAACGAATTGCTCGATCCCTGCGCGACCATGCACTCGACACCTACACCGCCCAAGCGGAACGCACTGGAGTGCTTATCGCCCTACCACTCACGCTGTGCTTTCTGCCCGCATTCTTCCTCCTAGGTCTCGCCCCAGTAGCGATCAGCCTAGGCATGGACATCCTCTAA
- a CDS encoding DUF4244 domain-containing protein yields the protein MLTTIVTRFRLLTSDDSGMTTIEYALGAVAATALAGALYLVASSGAVADALEGIITNALNNAPGK from the coding sequence ATGTTGACCACCATTGTGACCCGTTTTCGCCTTCTCACCAGCGACGATAGTGGTATGACTACCATCGAATACGCATTAGGGGCAGTGGCGGCTACCGCCCTTGCCGGCGCACTATACCTCGTCGCTTCCAGTGGGGCAGTTGCCGATGCGCTGGAAGGTATTATCACCAATGCACTCAACAACGCGCCGGGTAAATGA
- a CDS encoding Rv3654c family TadE-like protein, whose protein sequence is MNLLDNDHGNATVVGAGAALFLSAMFFAIVALATRTVDTHQAQLAADMTAVAAAWSHAQGHDACAQARVVAAAHHAELAECTIDGEDVELTTSVREQRATARAGPIRE, encoded by the coding sequence ATGAACCTGCTAGACAACGACCATGGCAACGCTACCGTCGTGGGTGCAGGCGCAGCACTGTTTCTGAGCGCAATGTTCTTTGCAATCGTTGCGCTTGCAACCCGCACAGTAGACACGCACCAAGCCCAGCTAGCAGCAGACATGACAGCCGTGGCCGCAGCATGGTCGCATGCCCAAGGCCACGACGCATGTGCGCAAGCGCGAGTCGTAGCTGCAGCTCATCACGCAGAACTAGCCGAGTGCACAATCGATGGCGAGGACGTGGAACTCACCACGTCCGTGCGGGAGCAACGCGCAACCGCACGAGCTGGGCCTATCAGGGAGTAA
- a CDS encoding DEAD/DEAH box helicase, with amino-acid sequence MSSNSPFMGYQLGEELAESVAQRYPNSTCTHIENIPPRSARYLPWPAWTAPELQQELERRGIAQLYSHQAQAADLAWTGTNVVVATGTSSGKSLSYLLPILSAMSQDPQACALYLTPTKALGSDQLAHVMSLVRNVDTLAGIHPAPYDGDTPTDARAGIREQSRFVFSNPDMLHTGILPNHQRWARFFRHLRFIVIDECHSYRGVFGAAVALVIRRLLRLAARYGSTPTVMLASATSNDPAAHASTLIGQPVVAVTEDGAPTGARTVMLWEPGFVDGAEGENGAPIRRAASTESAGIMATLIAAGARTLTFVRSRRQAEVVALRCAEELAYHGRHDFASRVAAYRAGYLAEDRRALERKLDDGALLGVASTNALELGIDVGGLDAVVTAGYPGTVASFWQQAGRAGRRGQGSLVTLVARDDPMDTYLVHHPEALLGRPMEKIVFDPHNPHILSGHLYCAAAESPLTEAEIDALNAREVAQQLAHDGYLRHRPTGWFAVEQPGQPPAHSLVSLRGSGHHVAIVDRSDGRLLGTIDSARAASQVHPGAVYLHQGETFVIEELDDQVALAVPDQPDYQTFARSTTDIRIVGEVVKVCNPAPGLWVSNLVVEVTDRVVGYTMKASDGSVLAMVPLQMPPQTLVTRAVAYTIDPLVLDSLGITDVPGALHAAEHAAIGLLPLIATCDRWDIGGVSTAEHPDTGLPTVFVYDGHPGGAGFADCGYERFSEWIATTFEAIRSCQCESGCPSCVQSPKCGNGNDPLSKEGAIALLGAMCTMLGVTP; translated from the coding sequence ATGAGCAGTAATAGCCCCTTTATGGGGTACCAATTGGGCGAAGAACTCGCCGAATCCGTGGCACAGCGTTACCCCAATTCCACATGCACGCACATCGAAAACATCCCGCCGCGTAGCGCCCGCTACCTGCCATGGCCTGCATGGACAGCACCTGAGCTACAACAGGAGTTGGAACGTCGCGGCATCGCGCAGCTGTATTCCCACCAAGCCCAAGCAGCCGATCTAGCGTGGACCGGCACCAATGTTGTGGTTGCCACTGGTACATCGTCGGGAAAATCATTGAGCTACCTGCTGCCGATCCTGTCGGCCATGAGCCAAGACCCCCAAGCATGCGCGCTGTATCTCACCCCCACCAAGGCGTTGGGCTCCGATCAGCTTGCCCACGTGATGTCGCTTGTGCGAAACGTGGATACCCTCGCAGGGATTCACCCTGCGCCTTACGACGGCGACACTCCCACCGATGCCCGCGCCGGCATCCGCGAACAATCCCGTTTCGTATTTTCCAACCCCGACATGCTGCACACAGGCATTTTGCCAAACCATCAGCGATGGGCCAGATTCTTTCGACACCTTCGATTCATCGTGATCGACGAGTGCCACTCCTACCGTGGCGTTTTCGGCGCTGCCGTAGCACTGGTCATCCGCAGACTCCTGCGCCTCGCCGCGCGCTACGGCAGCACTCCCACAGTCATGCTAGCGTCGGCCACCAGCAACGATCCCGCAGCCCATGCCAGTACGTTGATCGGCCAGCCCGTCGTGGCTGTCACCGAGGACGGTGCCCCCACGGGGGCGCGCACTGTCATGCTGTGGGAGCCGGGGTTTGTCGATGGTGCAGAGGGCGAAAACGGCGCTCCGATTCGTCGTGCCGCATCCACGGAGTCGGCGGGCATCATGGCCACGCTCATCGCTGCAGGTGCGCGCACGTTGACCTTCGTGCGCTCGCGCAGGCAGGCTGAGGTGGTGGCACTGCGCTGCGCCGAAGAGCTCGCCTACCATGGCCGACACGACTTTGCTTCGCGAGTCGCAGCGTATCGCGCAGGCTACCTCGCCGAGGATCGTAGGGCTCTTGAACGCAAGCTTGACGACGGCGCCCTGCTGGGCGTGGCCAGCACCAATGCTCTAGAGCTTGGCATTGACGTTGGTGGCCTCGACGCCGTGGTGACCGCCGGCTACCCAGGCACCGTTGCCAGTTTTTGGCAGCAGGCAGGTCGCGCCGGCAGACGTGGCCAAGGCTCGCTGGTCACCTTGGTTGCCCGCGATGACCCCATGGACACCTATCTTGTTCACCACCCCGAAGCTTTGTTGGGTCGACCGATGGAAAAGATCGTGTTCGACCCCCACAACCCACACATTTTAAGTGGTCACCTGTATTGTGCTGCGGCAGAATCCCCGCTCACAGAAGCCGAGATCGACGCATTAAACGCACGTGAGGTAGCCCAGCAGTTAGCTCACGACGGCTACCTGCGCCACCGTCCCACCGGGTGGTTTGCAGTAGAACAACCAGGCCAGCCCCCTGCCCATTCCTTGGTTAGCCTGCGCGGCAGCGGTCACCATGTTGCCATCGTGGACCGTAGCGATGGCCGCCTCCTTGGCACCATTGACAGTGCACGTGCGGCCTCCCAAGTCCATCCCGGCGCGGTATATCTACACCAAGGCGAGACTTTTGTTATCGAAGAGCTTGATGACCAAGTGGCGTTGGCGGTTCCGGATCAGCCGGATTATCAGACGTTTGCGCGTTCCACCACTGATATTCGCATCGTGGGTGAGGTGGTTAAGGTGTGTAATCCAGCTCCTGGCCTGTGGGTATCCAACCTGGTGGTGGAGGTCACCGACCGCGTGGTGGGTTACACCATGAAGGCGTCTGATGGGTCTGTGCTGGCAATGGTGCCGCTGCAGATGCCGCCGCAAACATTGGTTACTCGTGCGGTGGCGTACACCATCGATCCGCTTGTGTTGGATTCCTTGGGCATTACCGACGTTCCTGGTGCGCTGCACGCCGCCGAACATGCGGCGATCGGTTTGTTGCCGCTTATTGCCACCTGTGACCGATGGGATATTGGTGGGGTGTCAACCGCGGAGCATCCCGATACTGGCCTGCCCACGGTGTTCGTGTACGACGGTCACCCAGGGGGTGCAGGGTTTGCCGACTGCGGGTACGAGCGCTTCTCCGAGTGGATTGCCACCACGTTTGAGGCCATCCGTTCCTGCCAGTGCGAGTCGGGGTGCCCATCGTGCGTGCAATCACCCAAGTGTGGCAATGGCAATGATCCGTTGAGCAAGGAGGGTGCCATTGCACTACTGGGGGCTATGTGCACGATGTTGGGTGTTACTCCCTGA
- the cspE gene encoding transcription antiterminator/RNA stability regulator CspE → MAQGTVKWFNAEKGFGFIAPEDGSADVFVHYSEIQGNGFRTLEENQKVEFEVGEGAKGPQAQQVHAI, encoded by the coding sequence ATGGCACAGGGAACTGTGAAGTGGTTCAACGCTGAAAAAGGTTTCGGCTTCATCGCTCCGGAGGACGGCTCCGCTGACGTCTTCGTCCACTACTCCGAGATCCAGGGCAACGGCTTCCGTACCCTCGAAGAGAACCAGAAGGTTGAGTTCGAGGTCGGCGAGGGTGCCAAGGGTCCTCAGGCACAGCAGGTTCACGCTATCTAA
- a CDS encoding ATP-binding cassette domain-containing protein translates to MEAPIVSMRDVTIETTGGVRLVHVDELDIFRGDTIAITGRNGSGKTMLLRALCGVHTAGITVRGSIQRAQRAALIMQDSLGSLNPLMRCEKQVRLMAEDPHAARQALADCGITSELARRYPLELSGGQRQRVAIAGAIASNPKLLLADEPTSALDPVATLAVVDALRAFQSATGGAVAISTHSMGVARRLGSRRFHVADGKVTQL, encoded by the coding sequence ATGGAAGCCCCGATAGTGAGTATGCGGGACGTAACCATCGAAACAACTGGTGGCGTCCGTCTTGTCCACGTCGACGAGCTCGACATCTTTCGTGGCGACACCATTGCAATCACCGGCCGTAACGGCTCTGGAAAAACCATGCTGCTACGTGCGTTATGTGGTGTGCATACAGCGGGCATTACCGTGCGGGGAAGCATTCAGCGTGCGCAGCGAGCAGCGTTGATTATGCAGGATTCCTTGGGATCTCTTAACCCGTTGATGCGCTGTGAAAAACAGGTGCGGTTGATGGCAGAGGATCCACACGCGGCTCGCCAGGCGTTAGCGGATTGCGGAATCACCTCTGAATTGGCGCGTCGTTATCCGCTGGAGCTTTCTGGTGGGCAGCGGCAGCGAGTGGCTATTGCAGGGGCGATTGCCTCTAACCCTAAGCTTTTGCTTGCCGACGAACCCACCTCCGCACTGGATCCTGTGGCAACGCTGGCGGTGGTTGACGCACTACGAGCTTTTCAGAGTGCCACAGGTGGCGCCGTGGCGATCTCAACACACTCGATGGGGGTGGCGCGTCGCCTAGGCAGCCGACGCTTCCATGTTGCCGACGGGAAGGTGACCCAACTATGA
- a CDS encoding ATP-binding cassette domain-containing protein — translation MSTSALVEFHGASVAGRVTNLTFSVHTGDKLGVIGPSGAGKTTLISLITGMLTPDSGLVDIHANVVGYIPQDPGSSLCPRMTVAECIIEPQVIRLRGHADKVRELQRLQESIPAMLAALGLEPEIAQRTPRQLSGGQRQRVAIARALLGEPELVVADEAFSALDHDTARLLQDLLLGSSSTVIFVSHNVTALRATCDDLLIMMDGTVRYHGPADNVDTTDPEVAAFLMAAKELTQ, via the coding sequence ATGAGCACATCCGCACTCGTCGAGTTTCACGGTGCCAGCGTGGCAGGACGCGTGACAAACCTGACTTTTAGCGTTCACACTGGTGACAAACTCGGCGTGATTGGTCCCTCCGGTGCTGGCAAAACCACACTGATCTCCCTGATTACGGGCATGCTCACCCCAGATTCTGGGTTGGTAGATATCCACGCCAACGTAGTCGGCTACATTCCGCAAGATCCAGGCTCATCACTGTGCCCGCGTATGACCGTCGCCGAATGTATCATCGAACCCCAAGTAATCCGGCTGCGCGGCCACGCCGATAAGGTCCGTGAGCTGCAGCGTTTGCAAGAAAGTATTCCTGCCATGCTCGCCGCGCTGGGGCTAGAACCAGAAATCGCGCAGCGCACACCTCGGCAGCTTTCTGGTGGGCAGCGGCAGCGAGTGGCTATCGCGCGGGCGCTGCTGGGAGAACCGGAACTGGTGGTCGCAGACGAGGCATTCTCAGCTCTCGACCACGACACCGCACGCCTCTTGCAGGATCTGCTGCTGGGGTCGTCGTCGACAGTAATTTTTGTCTCGCACAACGTCACCGCACTGCGTGCCACCTGCGATGACCTTCTCATCATGATGGACGGCACCGTGCGCTACCACGGTCCAGCCGACAACGTAGACACCACTGACCCCGAAGTGGCCGCATTTTTGATGGCAGCAAAGGAACTCACCCAGTGA
- a CDS encoding MFS transporter has protein sequence MTRAKLPVHITFLLVTQMLFNIGFYLVVPFLAVQLSENLGASGAIVGLVLGIRTFSQQGLFFFGGGLADKFGAGPILLIGVAIRVVGFLTVGLAHTVTIMTLGVVLIGFAAALFSPAVESIFATEGHRLEKLGVITRARLFALDEAYSRMGTLTGPVIGAVLIPLGFATVSIAGAAIFGGIFIMHLALQRRWSAAVQPQRTQTPSMVAVWGEVIRNKKFVVFALLYSTYLLAYNQQYLALPVELRRATGSDEALGWFFAVSAVLVIALQSHVTRWAERQAATVALGGGFGLMAVSFAVVAGASTCLELEGWGAYIPAAVMMVLLHTGIMIAVPIARDLVGDLAENNNLGSYYGFLNSFGGLAVLLGSLAVGATLDHAETTQPMAAIPWLIMVAVLAVSAVGLAQLKEKQKVDITQ, from the coding sequence GTGACCCGTGCCAAACTGCCCGTCCACATTACCTTCCTGCTGGTCACCCAAATGCTGTTTAACATTGGGTTTTACCTCGTTGTGCCATTCCTAGCCGTGCAACTATCCGAAAACCTAGGTGCCTCGGGCGCCATAGTGGGACTAGTGCTAGGGATCCGCACCTTTAGCCAACAGGGACTGTTCTTCTTCGGTGGCGGACTAGCAGACAAATTTGGCGCTGGCCCCATCCTGCTGATCGGCGTCGCCATTCGCGTGGTCGGGTTTCTCACCGTCGGACTAGCTCACACCGTGACCATAATGACCCTCGGCGTGGTTCTGATCGGTTTTGCCGCCGCGCTGTTCTCACCGGCCGTGGAATCCATCTTTGCCACCGAAGGCCACCGCCTAGAAAAACTTGGCGTGATTACTCGCGCACGTCTTTTTGCCCTCGACGAGGCTTACTCCCGCATGGGAACACTCACCGGCCCCGTGATTGGCGCGGTGCTTATTCCCCTCGGATTTGCCACCGTTTCTATCGCCGGCGCAGCTATCTTTGGCGGAATTTTTATCATGCATCTCGCACTCCAACGCAGATGGTCCGCCGCGGTACAGCCACAACGCACGCAAACCCCCAGCATGGTGGCGGTATGGGGTGAGGTGATTCGTAACAAAAAGTTCGTCGTCTTTGCCCTGCTGTATTCCACCTACCTGCTGGCCTACAACCAGCAATACTTGGCGCTACCGGTGGAGCTGCGCAGAGCTACCGGTTCCGACGAGGCGCTGGGGTGGTTCTTTGCCGTCTCGGCGGTGTTGGTGATCGCCTTGCAATCTCATGTGACGCGCTGGGCGGAACGCCAAGCAGCGACGGTGGCCCTTGGGGGTGGGTTCGGCCTCATGGCGGTGAGTTTTGCGGTGGTGGCGGGGGCGTCGACATGCCTTGAGCTGGAGGGATGGGGTGCCTACATACCGGCAGCCGTCATGATGGTCTTGCTGCATACCGGCATCATGATCGCCGTGCCGATCGCACGCGACCTCGTCGGCGATCTTGCAGAAAACAACAATCTTGGGTCCTATTACGGATTCCTCAACAGCTTCGGTGGGCTGGCGGTGCTCCTTGGCTCTCTAGCCGTGGGTGCGACCCTCGACCATGCCGAAACCACACAACCGATGGCCGCCATCCCGTGGCTCATCATGGTTGCAGTACTCGCTGTCTCCGCAGTGGGACTGGCACAACTGAAAGAAAAACAGAAAGTAGACATCACACAATGA
- a CDS encoding ABC transporter substrate-binding protein: MKKKLGLAVATLAVATTLSGCFTDAGQSNDEALRVALQFNPVADFSPYSDDAVLNLRMGAVETLVTLDENGKLNPVLAEKWEMKDDHTAVLTLRKDVTFHDGSKLTGEVVKNALDHALSAATRPKGLGKDDLKVEATGESEVTITASEADPILVQRFTDPGAAILSKDAYAGENPDPFNHGTGPFKLVKKESDGSVSAEAFADYWNGTPETSALKVSFIEDGAARANAFRAGDFDVIKGVPVVALPELSDAQVTDVHLPRAVLLHLNAEKGVFADAKLRTAVAGAIKTDAIVDKIYEGKANKAEGSLFNLDAQWAQKAKPLAGAPADAGIGKGKTVRLATWDSRAELPETANLIADQLRALGFNVDITIADYAPLENRLLDGSFDAVIGSRSYMIGAGDPVAFLDTDFTCEGSYNLSRLCDPEIDKKIAAAKSEKNLDIRLKDAATIGADVVATGSVVPLAHEQLLVVSKDVEGLAVDPMERSLITEKTKKTAKK, from the coding sequence ATGAAGAAAAAACTCGGCCTCGCAGTAGCAACCCTCGCCGTTGCTACCACCTTGAGCGGCTGCTTCACCGACGCTGGGCAAAGCAACGACGAAGCCCTGCGCGTGGCACTACAGTTCAATCCAGTTGCGGACTTCTCGCCGTACTCCGACGACGCCGTGCTTAACCTACGCATGGGAGCCGTGGAAACCCTTGTCACCCTGGATGAGAACGGCAAACTCAATCCTGTTCTCGCCGAGAAGTGGGAGATGAAAGACGACCACACCGCGGTGCTGACCCTACGTAAGGACGTGACCTTCCACGACGGCTCCAAACTCACCGGCGAGGTTGTGAAAAACGCCCTCGATCATGCGCTTTCTGCCGCAACTCGCCCGAAGGGGCTGGGTAAGGACGACCTGAAGGTCGAGGCTACCGGCGAGTCCGAGGTCACCATCACTGCCTCAGAAGCCGACCCGATCCTTGTGCAGCGCTTCACCGACCCAGGTGCTGCCATCTTGTCCAAGGATGCCTACGCTGGCGAAAACCCCGATCCGTTCAACCACGGCACCGGCCCCTTCAAGCTGGTAAAGAAGGAATCCGATGGTTCCGTTAGCGCCGAGGCATTTGCCGACTACTGGAACGGCACCCCAGAAACCAGCGCGTTGAAGGTGTCCTTCATCGAAGATGGTGCGGCTCGCGCCAACGCATTCCGCGCAGGAGACTTCGACGTGATCAAGGGCGTGCCAGTGGTTGCGTTGCCAGAGCTTTCCGACGCCCAGGTCACCGACGTTCACCTGCCGCGCGCAGTGTTGCTACACCTCAATGCCGAAAAGGGCGTATTTGCGGATGCCAAGCTGCGTACCGCAGTTGCTGGTGCTATCAAGACAGATGCGATCGTGGACAAGATCTATGAGGGCAAGGCCAACAAGGCCGAGGGCTCGCTGTTTAACCTTGATGCTCAGTGGGCTCAGAAGGCAAAGCCGCTTGCCGGCGCACCTGCGGATGCCGGCATTGGCAAGGGTAAGACCGTTCGCCTTGCCACCTGGGATTCTCGTGCTGAGCTACCCGAAACCGCTAACCTGATTGCTGACCAGCTGCGTGCTTTGGGCTTTAACGTGGACATCACGATCGCCGATTATGCACCCCTAGAAAACCGGCTTCTCGACGGCTCCTTCGACGCTGTGATCGGTTCCCGCAGCTACATGATCGGCGCCGGTGACCCCGTTGCCTTCCTCGACACCGACTTCACCTGTGAGGGCAGCTACAACTTGTCGCGCCTGTGCGACCCAGAGATCGACAAGAAGATCGCTGCAGCTAAGAGCGAGAAGAACCTTGATATACGTCTGAAAGATGCTGCAACAATCGGCGCAGACGTTGTAGCAACCGGCTCTGTGGTGCCACTCGCACATGAGCAGCTGCTCGTGGTGTCCAAAGACGTGGAAGGCCTTGCTGTCGACCCGATGGAACGTTCCCTGATCACCGAAAAGACTAAGAAGACCGCTAAGAAGTAA